The following coding sequences lie in one Oryctolagus cuniculus chromosome 7, mOryCun1.1, whole genome shotgun sequence genomic window:
- the LOC127493559 gene encoding translation machinery-associated protein 7-like yields the protein MSGREGGKKKPLKQSKKQAKEMDEEDKAFKQRQKEEQKKLEELKAKALGEGPLATGGIKKSAKK from the coding sequence ATGTCCGGCCGGGAAGGTGGCAAGAAGAAGCCCCTGAAACAGTCCAAGAAGCAGGCCAAGGAGATGGATGAGGAAGATAAGGCTTTcaagcaaagacagaaagaggagcagaaGAAACTTGAGGAGCTAAAAGCGAAGGCGCTGGGGGAGGGCCCCCTAGCCACAGGTGGAATTAAGAAATCTGCCAAAAAGTAA